A stretch of Mucilaginibacter terrae DNA encodes these proteins:
- a CDS encoding SusC/RagA family TonB-linked outer membrane protein: MKYSNIGMALCFLLALITSVARGQDTVKITISAVVRGQYGEPVKGAKIINEGSSSETRSNDIGFFTLKAPLNTFLTVNAQGYAPAKLPVSDTLKQIVLIKETDFVPVAFRKAPASELLGGVSTVNYRPIFDKNFTTSGFEGIEALASGFHGNIWGMNSYLVLIDGVPREIDNIMPSEIDQITFLKSAAAVALYGSRGAKGVVLITTKRGEGNGQQIKVRGNAGINVPKGYPKYLGSAEYMTLYNEARANDGLGTLYTQEDIYNYASGANPYRYPNVDYYSSEYLKRSFNRYDITTEISGGNERARYYTNIGFWSAGSLLNFGAAKTNNTNDRINVRGNVDMQLTKFLKAHVDASAVFYSGRGVNTDYWASAATLRPLRFTPLIPLSYIEGTDAPSNIIANGSSNIIDGKYLLGGTQLDQTNPFAAIYAGGSNKFISRQLQFTTGVDADLAGLLKGLSFSTSLGVDYQNSYNQGYNNGYTVYQPNWTSYNGKDVIGSLTPYGTDTRTGIQNISDSRYRQTISFSGQFNYNTSIANKHNISALLVGAAYRQAQSAQYQNVTNSNTGLQVGYNYKQKYYADFTGAMVYSPKFMDDKAYGFSPTASLGWRISEESFLKNSKFVNSLKLTASAGIIYTDLDVADYFYYQNIYTQRDGSYYSWNDGTLSQTTDSRRGANPALTFAKRREISLGIDGAFFNNTLSVSANVFRNQIVDNAIQSTFLFPNYFSVFNSSFIPYVNFDADQRTGFDLNINVRKRSGQVEWIFGTTATYYTTKATKRAEFFANSYQNRQGKPLDAIWGLQNEGFYRTAAEATAANSGTGAPQPAFGQVKAGDIKYKDVNGDGIINNQDEVYLGRGGWNGAPLTLGFNLTTRWKNFTFFALATGRFGAKAMKNSSYFWVDGQDKYSEVVRNRWTEATKDVATFPRLTTLTSDNNFRNSDFWLYSTNRFDLSKVQLSYDLPEGVIKGNILKSLGMYVSGFNLLTIAKERKLMEMNIGTAPQTRFYNVGVKAGF; encoded by the coding sequence CTCCTTTAAATACCTTTTTAACGGTTAATGCACAAGGTTATGCACCCGCAAAGCTGCCTGTATCAGACACGCTGAAACAAATTGTACTTATAAAAGAGACAGATTTTGTACCGGTGGCGTTCCGTAAGGCACCCGCAAGTGAGTTACTGGGTGGTGTTTCAACGGTTAATTATAGACCCATCTTTGATAAAAATTTCACCACCTCAGGCTTTGAAGGTATTGAAGCTCTGGCCTCAGGCTTTCATGGAAATATATGGGGTATGAACAGTTACCTGGTACTAATTGACGGCGTTCCACGGGAGATAGACAATATAATGCCGTCAGAAATTGACCAGATCACTTTTCTTAAAAGCGCCGCTGCAGTAGCCTTGTACGGCAGCCGTGGTGCCAAGGGGGTTGTGCTCATTACTACAAAACGTGGCGAAGGCAACGGGCAACAGATTAAAGTACGTGGTAATGCAGGGATTAACGTACCCAAAGGTTATCCAAAATACCTGGGTTCGGCCGAGTATATGACTTTGTATAATGAAGCCCGTGCTAATGATGGTTTAGGTACGCTGTACACCCAGGAAGATATTTACAATTATGCTTCGGGTGCCAACCCTTACCGTTATCCAAACGTTGATTATTATTCATCAGAATACCTTAAACGCAGCTTTAACCGGTATGACATTACAACCGAAATATCGGGAGGTAACGAACGTGCACGGTATTATACCAATATCGGTTTTTGGTCTGCAGGTTCTCTGCTCAATTTTGGAGCTGCTAAAACCAATAACACTAATGACAGGATCAACGTACGCGGCAATGTAGATATGCAGCTAACCAAATTTTTAAAGGCTCACGTTGATGCAAGCGCGGTATTTTACAGCGGCAGAGGTGTTAACACCGATTATTGGGCAAGTGCCGCAACCTTGCGCCCGTTAAGGTTTACACCGCTTATACCCCTAAGCTATATTGAAGGCACTGATGCACCATCAAATATTATTGCCAATGGAAGCTCTAATATAATTGACGGTAAATATCTTCTCGGCGGTACGCAGCTTGATCAAACTAACCCCTTTGCCGCTATTTACGCCGGCGGAAGCAACAAATTTATCAGTCGGCAGTTGCAATTTACCACAGGTGTGGATGCCGACTTGGCAGGATTGCTGAAAGGACTTTCATTTTCTACCAGTCTTGGCGTAGATTACCAAAACAGCTATAACCAGGGCTACAACAATGGCTACACCGTGTACCAGCCAAACTGGACCAGCTACAACGGAAAAGACGTTATTGGTTCGCTAACACCATACGGTACCGATACCCGCACAGGTATACAAAATATATCTGATAGCCGTTACCGTCAAACCATCTCTTTTTCGGGCCAGTTTAATTACAACACCAGCATTGCCAATAAACACAACATCTCGGCTTTACTGGTAGGTGCGGCTTACCGCCAGGCACAGTCAGCTCAATACCAAAACGTTACTAACTCAAACACAGGTTTACAGGTTGGTTATAATTACAAACAGAAATACTATGCTGATTTTACCGGTGCAATGGTTTATTCACCAAAATTTATGGACGATAAAGCATACGGTTTTTCGCCAACAGCATCACTTGGCTGGAGAATAAGTGAAGAATCGTTTCTAAAAAACAGTAAATTCGTTAACAGCCTTAAGCTTACCGCATCAGCGGGTATAATTTATACCGACCTGGATGTAGCAGATTATTTTTACTATCAAAATATCTATACACAGCGCGATGGCTCATATTACAGTTGGAATGACGGAACCCTTTCACAAACAACCGATTCGCGCAGAGGTGCTAACCCGGCATTAACGTTTGCTAAACGCCGCGAAATATCTTTAGGAATTGACGGTGCCTTTTTTAACAACACATTATCAGTTTCTGCAAACGTGTTCAGAAATCAAATTGTAGATAATGCTATTCAGAGTACTTTCCTTTTCCCTAACTATTTCTCTGTATTTAATTCATCATTTATTCCTTATGTAAATTTTGATGCAGATCAACGCACCGGGTTTGACCTTAACATCAATGTACGTAAGCGTTCGGGACAAGTAGAATGGATATTTGGTACAACGGCAACTTATTATACCACCAAAGCCACTAAACGCGCCGAGTTCTTTGCCAATTCGTACCAAAACCGTCAGGGAAAACCACTGGATGCCATTTGGGGCCTGCAGAACGAAGGATTTTACAGGACCGCTGCAGAAGCTACAGCCGCCAATAGCGGAACGGGTGCTCCTCAGCCTGCATTTGGCCAGGTTAAGGCCGGCGATATCAAGTACAAGGATGTAAACGGCGACGGAATAATTAACAACCAGGATGAAGTTTACCTTGGCCGTGGTGGTTGGAATGGCGCCCCGCTTACATTGGGTTTCAACCTCACTACCCGCTGGAAAAACTTTACCTTTTTTGCCTTAGCCACCGGGCGTTTTGGCGCTAAAGCCATGAAAAACAGCTCTTATTTTTGGGTAGACGGGCAAGACAAGTATTCTGAAGTTGTGCGTAACCGCTGGACCGAGGCAACAAAAGATGTTGCAACCTTTCCACGCTTAACCACCTTAACCAGTGATAATAATTTCCGTAATTCTGATTTCTGGTTATACAGTACCAACAGGTTCGATCTTTCAAAGGTGCAGCTTTCATACGATTTGCCGGAGGGAGTAATCAAAGGAAATATCTTAAAATCTCTCGGCATGTATGTAAGTGGCTTTAACCTGCTAACCATTGCTAAAGAAAGAAAATTAATGGAGATGAACATTGGAACGGCGCCGCAAACACGGTTTTATAATGTAGGCGTAAAAGCCGGCTTTTAA
- a CDS encoding RagB/SusD family nutrient uptake outer membrane protein, producing the protein MKKFPILFITILALCGCKKFVEPGLQNNGKFENIYDEPLLAHGLLLNGYTRIPTNGWVFSDVATDDAVSNDRNNNFSKVATGQWTASFNPLDQWTNSKAAIQYINMFLTEADKVVFDAQNPTLNQMFKDRLKGEGYGLRALFSYYMLQAHAGKIGGTLYGYPILLTPESPTSDFNQPRAKFEDCVQQIYSDLNRAEELLPLDYKDISSTTEIPAKYSGILTETYNRVFGKLFSQRMTARIAKAIRAKATLMAASPAYAGGSTTTWANAAEAAAAVIDLNGGLNGFATNGLTWYAGGSGNQIDGLGSGANPAEIMWRTSIAQNSDLEADHFPPTLSGLGRLNPTQNLVNAFPALNGYPIGSASSNYSDAAPYTNRDPRLAAYILLNGSTAGPGNTTIYTANDRNTNDGLNKVETSTRTGYYMRKLLRQDVNRNASSISNQKHYRPHIRYTEIYLNYAEAANEAYGPLGNGPRAYSAYDVIKKIRQRAGIGLTNGDAYLESIKGDQGAMRTLIRNERRLELCFEGFRFWDLRRWNAGLNEAATGVNISQSNYLPITVESRSYQSFMIYGPIPYSETLKFNAIQQNTGW; encoded by the coding sequence ATGAAAAAATTTCCAATACTATTTATAACAATACTTGCACTGTGCGGCTGCAAAAAGTTTGTTGAACCCGGCCTGCAGAATAATGGCAAATTTGAGAACATTTATGATGAGCCGCTGCTTGCACACGGGCTACTTTTAAATGGCTATACCCGTATACCCACAAATGGCTGGGTATTTAGTGACGTGGCTACAGATGATGCCGTGAGCAACGATAGAAATAATAATTTCTCTAAAGTAGCTACCGGGCAATGGACAGCCAGCTTTAACCCGCTTGACCAGTGGACCAATTCAAAGGCTGCCATACAATACATTAACATGTTTTTGACAGAAGCCGATAAGGTAGTTTTTGATGCACAGAACCCCACGCTTAATCAAATGTTTAAAGACCGGTTAAAGGGCGAGGGCTATGGCTTAAGGGCGCTTTTTAGCTATTACATGCTGCAAGCGCACGCCGGTAAAATTGGTGGCACATTATACGGTTACCCTATTTTACTTACACCGGAGTCGCCTACGTCTGACTTTAACCAACCACGGGCAAAGTTTGAGGACTGTGTGCAACAGATCTATAGCGACCTTAACCGTGCTGAGGAACTGCTTCCGCTTGATTATAAGGATATATCATCTACAACAGAAATTCCGGCAAAATACAGCGGCATACTTACAGAAACCTATAACCGGGTATTTGGCAAATTATTTAGCCAGCGAATGACCGCACGAATTGCAAAAGCCATACGGGCAAAAGCAACCTTAATGGCGGCAAGTCCGGCTTATGCAGGCGGTTCTACAACTACCTGGGCAAATGCGGCAGAGGCTGCTGCTGCGGTTATTGACCTAAACGGCGGGCTGAATGGGTTTGCCACCAACGGCCTTACCTGGTATGCCGGCGGAAGTGGCAACCAGATTGATGGCCTCGGTTCGGGTGCCAATCCGGCTGAGATAATGTGGCGTACCAGTATTGCGCAGAACAGCGATCTGGAAGCAGACCACTTCCCTCCTACGCTATCTGGTTTGGGCCGTTTAAATCCTACCCAAAATCTGGTAAACGCGTTTCCGGCTCTTAATGGTTACCCAATTGGTAGTGCCAGTAGTAATTATAGTGATGCGGCACCGTATACCAATCGCGATCCTCGCTTAGCAGCCTACATCCTGTTAAATGGCAGTACAGCCGGTCCGGGTAATACAACAATTTACACAGCTAACGACAGGAATACGAATGATGGACTCAACAAAGTAGAAACATCTACCCGTACAGGGTATTACATGCGTAAATTATTGCGCCAGGATGTTAACCGCAACGCGAGCTCTATAAGCAACCAAAAGCACTACCGCCCGCACATACGCTACACCGAAATTTATTTGAACTATGCAGAAGCCGCTAACGAAGCTTATGGCCCGTTAGGAAACGGCCCACGTGCTTACTCTGCTTACGATGTAATTAAAAAGATACGCCAGCGTGCCGGCATTGGGCTTACCAACGGCGACGCTTACCTTGAATCGATAAAAGGTGACCAAGGTGCAATGCGTACTTTGATCAGAAACGAGCGGAGATTGGAACTGTGCTTTGAAGGTTTCAGGTTTTGGGATTTACGCCGCTGGAACGCTGGTTTAAACGAAGCGGCAACAGGCGTAAATATTTCGCAATCCAACTATTTGCCTATCACGGTTGAAAGCAGGTCTTACCAAAGTTTTATGATTTATGGGCCTATACCTTACAGCGAAACTTTAAAGTTTAACGCCATTCAGCAAAATACCGGCTGGTAG
- a CDS encoding DUF5627 domain-containing protein — MGLFLLVALASCKNEDVVFADYTHNAVYFAYQYPVRTITLGEDLFDTSLDNQFKCQIMATIGGVYSNKADVTIGIAVNNALTQGLKFNPPDYSGDVLPMPASYYRLASNTIVIPKGKIAGGVEVQLTDAYFADPLTTKATYVIPITMTTVTNADSIMRAKNFTLYAVKYINTWAGNYLRRGKDVVEGKNGHPELTKTIIRRNQYVEKDEIKALATRSLRQAELPIVLKGAGNIDVNCPLLLTFDANGNCTVTAAATGFTATGTGKFVKRGEKNSWGSQDRDALYLNYQIEATDLRVAATDTLVMRDRGVKMETFNPTK, encoded by the coding sequence GTGGGTTTGTTTTTACTCGTGGCGCTGGCGTCATGTAAAAATGAAGACGTAGTGTTCGCGGACTATACCCACAACGCTGTATATTTTGCCTATCAATACCCTGTGCGAACAATAACGCTGGGAGAAGACTTGTTTGACACTTCGCTTGATAATCAATTCAAATGTCAGATAATGGCCACCATTGGTGGTGTTTATTCAAACAAAGCAGATGTAACCATTGGCATTGCGGTTAATAACGCACTAACACAGGGCTTGAAATTTAACCCACCTGATTATAGTGGCGATGTGTTACCGATGCCCGCCTCCTACTACCGCCTGGCATCTAATACCATCGTAATACCTAAAGGCAAAATTGCCGGAGGTGTGGAGGTACAGTTAACCGATGCCTATTTTGCCGACCCGCTTACCACCAAGGCTACCTACGTGATCCCGATAACGATGACAACCGTTACTAATGCCGACTCTATTATGAGGGCGAAAAATTTCACTTTATACGCCGTTAAGTACATCAATACATGGGCAGGGAATTATTTGCGCCGTGGAAAAGATGTGGTAGAAGGTAAAAACGGGCACCCGGAGTTAACTAAAACTATTATCAGGAGAAATCAATATGTAGAAAAAGACGAGATAAAAGCACTTGCTACAAGATCTTTAAGACAGGCTGAACTGCCTATAGTACTTAAAGGTGCCGGTAATATTGATGTAAACTGTCCGCTGCTTTTAACTTTTGATGCTAATGGCAACTGTACAGTTACTGCCGCCGCAACAGGATTTACCGCTACAGGTACCGGAAAGTTTGTAAAAAGGGGCGAAAAAAACAGTTGGGGATCACAAGATCGTGATGCACTTTACCTGAACTATCAGATTGAAGCAACCGACTTGCGTGTTGCCGCTACCGATACCCTTGTTATGCGTGACCGTGGTGTGAAAATGGAGACATTCAATCCCACTAAGTAG